Sequence from the Cydia splendana chromosome 10, ilCydSple1.2, whole genome shotgun sequence genome:
CTGTCATatcgctcttgacagagcggtcgtggtcacgttgaggCGTCCGCATCGGTAGTAGAGGCGGACACAGCTCTTCGCACGATCTCCCGCCACCTTTCCCTGTTGGCGGCAGTGGCGTGACTCCCATACAAGcccaaaagccgggcttgccCTAAGGCAACTAATTGCCttaccgaaattacgtagtgataagatcaataaagattattttaaAATCGCGCGCCAAACGAAcccgtattattaaattcaagccaCAGCGGCCTCGAACCGCGGCACGAGCGTGTTGCAAAATTTTGCCGCGGCGTGGCGTCTCGTCCGCGCGAAAGAAATCAGGCGTAGGATGTTCTAGCTATCCTGCTCGTACTCGCACTCGTTGGCTTGCAACCGTGCTTGCTTTTTCGTCCCGCTCTGGGCACTATCAGCCTACAAACCGCCAAagaacgatgtaactatttgttgGTATGTATAGCAACTTTATAAGGCGATTTAAGCTTGGCTTTTGTTTGGTGTGAAGTAAGCTGCATAAGTTCGCACGAGCGCGCGTTCGCgtttacttcaagtgtattattacttatttagtCGAGCCGAGTCAGTGGTCGAGACGAAAGTAACGAAAGTTTGTTTAAgtgaatttgattaaatagtgaatgtggatttgttCATTGTTGTGGCGTTTAGTTTAATAAGTGATAACAATGGATGAACAATGGATCAAGAAGTggttccttgtgacggtttgAAATGCGTCCAGTTTTAGTCAACCAAAAAAAGGTAAAGTCTTTGACCTTTGTCGAAAAACGGGACATAATTTCCGCGGCAAAACCAACACCCGCCTTGTGTATTTCTCAGTCAAGTCAGTCGCTTAAGTGAAATTTCTGTAGGGCCGTCTACAAAACTCATTGGATTGTTGGttgttcccatacaaataagaTATATTGCTGGtgttgcatatttttttcgaaCGATATTAACGTTtggaatggggttggcaactgtcaaaggtttgcctagatggcgccatcatagcttgcccctttttctatgagatttggcttaaagagctggcatccagggtattaaaaaatcaaaaatttgacacaattctagggattgacggggcaagctatgatggcgtcatctgctaaaaacttccaccggccaaccccatacTTCTGGCTATaacgatttaaataatttatctggagcgataaagaggcacatGAATTCCAGTAAACATATGTGTGCAGTGATTTCTTTTAGCAATTTTGGGAAACAAAGGATCGAGGCCTCTTTGTCGCGCCAATTATCAGAAGAAATATCAAAACATAACATGCGTGTTGACAAAAATCGTAGTGTTTTTCAGAGGTTAGTCGATATTGTGTGCCATTTAGCACAGCAAGAACTTCCTTTTAGAGGACACGATGAGTCAAACACTTCATTAAATAGGGACAATTTTTTGGAACTTGTATCGTTGCTATCAAAATATGACGGCGTTCTAGAAAAACATGTTCAAAGCGACAAACCAAGCTCGAGCTATTTGTCtaacaaaatacaaaatgaCATTATTCATCCCGTAGCAGACGTGATAAGAGCTCGCATTGAAAATGAAgtgaaaaaaactaaatttgttTCTGTTATAATTGACGAAACTCCTGACGTCAGTCATAGGGAACAATTATGTTTGATTTTGAGATATTTCGATGAAAACGATATTCACGATCGCTTTATGGGATCGCTTTATGTTTGTAATATTCTATCTAGTAATAGTATGCCCTCAGAGCGCTATTACGAAAACGTATCTTTCGGCTTGCCCTACTCCAAAACCCTAGGCACGCCACTGGTTGGCGGACTGTCTGGCACAGTCAGATACGCGGTTTCCCGCTGCGGATTTTATTTGGTCGGAGCGTATAGGTGATCTGTCGCGCGATCTGGTTCCCTCCACTCTTCCTTGTACGACCAGTCGCTCTATGGAGACGTTATCTATAATGCATATTAGTGGTTTACTACAAACGatacaaaaaaatatcattCAAAAGATCCTACAGTACAGTCACCATGAGATATGTCGGAGCAGCCAAgttgttcacaatatctgaaaaagcactctaacgccttaacAATTAGAAGCgtgctcagatatttgtgagcagtGAGCACCTtagccgttccgatatatctgatggcgactgtccaTTTTTACTTTTCTTAGATAGTCCGGTATAAAGACTTTAAGAGTTAAAAGACCTATGTATATTCAAGTTCTTTcgaatcctaaaaacaaacgattTGTAAATTCTATCTAACTTTTTTCCTATTTAGAGGGGATCTCCTACGTATTTATGTTTGTTGAAAGTCTGTCAACGATCCAAGGACTTCCAGATGTCGCGCCACGACATGCCAGCTGGTTCAGCTGGTCAAGTTCATGGAGACACACCCTGAACTGGCGGTGTCCCACGCCAAACCCTTCCCGGGCAGCGATGAGTTGTGGATGGAGCTAGCTGAGCATATCAACCAGTTTGGGCCGCCGAAAAACTACAAGCAATGCAAGACGGTAAGTAATGTTTTGTTATGAAGTAATGATTgaatgactgaatgaatgaataaatgaaCTAGCTGTGTCACACGCCAAACCGTTTCCCGGCAGCGATGAGTTGTGGCCATAGCTAGCTGAGCATATCAACCAGTTTGGGCCGCCGAAAAACTACAAGCAATGCAAGACGGTAAGTAAAGTTGTTTTATAAAGGGATGATtgaatgaatgagtgaatgaatAAATTAACTAGCTGTGTCACACGCCAAACCGTTTCCCGGCAGCGATGAGTTGTGGATGGAGCTAGCTGAGCATATCAACCAGTTTGGCCCGCCGAAGAATTTCAAACAATGCAAGACGGTAAGTAAAGTTGTTTTATAAAGGAATGATTgaatgactgaatgaatgaatgaactaGCTGTGTCACATGCCAAACCCCGGGCAGCGATGAGTTGTGGATGGAGCTAGCTGAGCATATCAACCAGTTTGGGCCGCCGAAAAACTACAAGCAATGCAAGACAGTAAGTCATAATCTATGATGAGAGGGTATACCCTCTAGTCGCCTAGAAACCTAAAAAAGATCTcccgttccattctaatttgaatctttattttcacaaattaaaattgcatttctcttggcaagttttgatgtctgggcggctagagcTCTTGGCGTAGTATGTTGCAAAAGTAGCTGACGTGTCGCGCGACGTTGCCAGCTAGTGCTGATAAAGTTCATGGAGAAACACCTAAACTGGCTGTGTCACACGCCAAACCCTTTCCTGGTAGTGATGAGTTGTGGACGGAACTAGCGGAACGTATAAATAAACCAGTTCGGCTCACTGAAGAACAAGCAGTGTAGACAGTGAGTAACTTTGTACAGTTAAGGTCAGTCCAAATCTAGCGTATGCGTATTACTCGTAGAaactattaaggatgactcacgttagaccgggccgtgtccgggccggagcttccggcgcttacatttcgatgacatgacaggcgattgctttccatagaaagtgatgcgccggaagctccggcccggacacggcccggtctaacgtgagtcatcctttattgaGGTTTCATACTCGAAGTGTCACCCCTCGAAGTGTTACCAGTTGTAACAGTATTCAATATCAGCTGATTTGATAGGACATCGATGATATTAGTCATATAAACTAGCTACTAAGTGATAAAACGACACAATGTCATCGAGTTTGCATTTATTCCAATCGTATCTAATGGTACATACCTACAGTCCTACACCCATGTCAGATTTGTAAGAAATCTATATTATTCTAATCCCTCTCTTTTGGCACCAGACATGGCGAGACCTCAGAAAGCGTGCGTTCGCCATGCAACGCAGCCGCAACAAGAAAGGCACTGGACGCAATCTGTACGGGATGGCGCCCAAGATCATCAGCCTTATGTCACAGGCCGGCATGGCACCCAAATACAAGAAAGAAGATGATGAAGGTAAGACTAGGTACTTGATGTGCTTCAGCATGGGAAACAAGCAGGACACTGGACACAATCTGTACGGGATGGCGCCCAAGATCATCAGGCTTATGACCCAGGCCGGCATGGCGCCTAAATACAAGAAAGAAGACGATGAAGGTAAGCGTCTCTTGAACCTACAGTTAGAATTTGGAACATGAAGGGCACTGGACGCAATCTGTACGGGATGGCGCCCAAGATCATCAGCCTTATGACCCAGGCCGGCATGGCGCCGAAATACAAGAAAGAAGACGATGAAGGTAAGGGTCTCTTGAACCTACAGGTAGAATTTGTAACATGAAGGCCACTGGACACAATCTGTACGGGATGGCGCCCAAGATCATCAGCCTTATGACCCAGGCCGGCATGGCGCCTAAATACAAGAAAGAAGACGATGAAGGTGAGGGTCTCGAACCTAATACAGTTATAATTTGGAACATGAAGGCCACTCGATGACTGGACGCAAATACGCATGGCGCCTAAAGACTAGAAAGAAGACGATGAAGGTAAGGGTCTCTTGAACCTACAGGTAGAATTTGTAACATGAAGGGCACTGGACGCCATCTGTACGGGATGGCGCCCAAGATCGTCAGCCTTATGACCCAGGCCGGCATGGCGCCTAAATACAAGAAGGAAGACGACGAAGGTAAGGCTACTAGTGACAGCTTGGGAAACAAGGAGGGCATTGAATGCCATCTGTACGGGATGGCGCCTAAACACAAGAAGGAAGAAGATGAAGGTAAAGCTACTTGTGCCTACAGTCAGCATCGGAAACAAGAAGGGTACTGGCCGCAGCCTCATCTATCAGGCCGGCATGGCGCCTAAATACAAGACAGAAGACGACGAAGGTAAGGCTACTTGTGCCTAAAGTTAGCATGGGAAACAAGAAGGGTACGGGCCGCAGCTCATCTATCAGGCCGGCATGGCGCCTAAATACAAGACAGAAGACGACGAAGGTAAGGCTACTTGTGCCTAAAGTTAGCATGGGAAACAAGAAGGGTACTGGCCGCAGCTCATCTATCAGGCCGGCATGGCGCCTAAATACAAGAAGGAAGACGATGAAGGTAAGGCTACTGGTGCCTACAGTCAGCATGGGAAACAAGAGGGACACTGGCCGCAGCTCATCTGTCGGGCCGGCATGGCGCCTAAATACAAGAAAGAAGGCGACGAAGGTGTCCTACTTGTGCCTCATCATATGGGAAAAAGGGTACTGGCCGCAGCCTCATCTATCAGGCCGGCATGATGGCGCCTAAATGCAAGAAGGATGAAGGCAACGAATCTAGGATCTACATtcagtacttacctattttctGCAATAAAAAGACCTCGCTCCCCTCAGAGACAAAACTCAAAGCAAAATGCACAAAGTATCTTCCACGCAGTTAGGCGGTTATCACACGGGATGCGATTCGTACCTACGTCGCTCCGATGTGCGAGCGGGATGTCTCTATAATACGTGCATAGCGTTATCTCGCTCAGGCAAAACTCAAAGCATCTTTCACACAGTTAGTAATTTTTCACATGGCTTGGCGACAATCGACAATTAAGTACGTGCGGTCCtcgtaccttttgaatacatcagactagtttttatgttgctagattcgtcgatctatgaactcaaaacaaaaacggccgtttaaactttggacgcatagattgacgaattcagcaacataaaaactagtttgatgtagtCAAAAGgcacttaaatacaaaatacaatacgtagcgg
This genomic interval carries:
- the LOC134794527 gene encoding uncharacterized protein LOC134794527, encoding MKEEIEEPVHSERYSLMKDEDWMTRGGSIWSHTQERAVTRVKTSRCRATTCQLVQLVKFMETHPELAVSHAKPFPGSDELWMELAEHINQFGPPKNYKQCKTR